In Cheilinus undulatus linkage group 24, ASM1832078v1, whole genome shotgun sequence, a single window of DNA contains:
- the LOC121506281 gene encoding myoneurin-like isoform X2: protein MSEGDSLRELVTERLTAAAEDIFKLVKTTIVEYKEELERQRKRLDIFLSPKIYLHRTDEPHQLVCKEEESLSNREKNSSPDQEEAEPPRVKEEPEEPCSIQEGEQLELKEETETFMLTPAHEERNHSEPELHEQQFFSSLRELITERQKAAAEDIFELVQTTIVEYKEELEHQRKQLDIFLNPAVYLHRIDVPQQLVCKEEEVVLSKQLCYQDRNSSPDQEEAEPPRMKEEPEEPCSIQEGEQLELKEETDWFMTPAHEERDHSEPELHEQQLLSDSTHVSEDQDPAGSKDKDSESSRNSEPNIPDKIHQSSHNTDVSENQWRFIHQTKMLDFWISVVFSSRHYKGLTYYVPQQLVCKEEEVLLSEQLCNQDRNSSPHQEEAEPPWIKEEPEEPCSIQEGEQQVFNARLEDEPQQLVCEEEEVLSDREKSSSPDQEEAEPPQIKEEQEEPCSIQEGEQLELKEETDAFMLTPAHEERDHSEPELHEHQLLSQNSHVAEDQDPAGSKDRGSESIRNSEPNPPNRIYQSRHNTDMSENQCGPLQDKPSFKCGICGECVKNKLALKSHQRVHSGKETQSCKICGKMFIWKSLLRAHVRSHTGEKPFTCTTCGKGFIQMSHLKNHNMIHTGEKTFTCTTCGKSFTQQKYLKFHIRTHT from the exons ATGTCTGAAGGAGACAGTTTGAGAGAATTGGTCACAGAGAGACTAACGGCTGCTGCTGAAGACATATTTAAGCTTGTTAAAACTACTATCGTCGAGTACAAGGAGGAGCTCGAGCGTCAACGGAAACGGTTGGATATCTTCTTGAGCCCTAAAATCTACTTACACAGAACAG ATGAGCCGCACCAACTTGTGTGTAAAGAAGAGGAGTCTCTGTCTAACCGGGAGAAGAACTCCAGTCCAGACCAAGAGGAGGCAGAGCCTCCACGGGTTAAAGAGGAACCAGAGGAACCCTGCAGCATTCAGGAGGGAGAGCAGCTTGAACTGAAGGAGGAGACTGAAACGTTCATGTTGACTCCTGCtcatgaagaaagaaaccacAGTGAACCAGAACTACATGAACAGCAGTTCTTTTCTAGTTTGAGAGAATTGATCACAGAGAGACAAAAGGCTGCTGCTGAAGACATATTTGAGCTTGTTCAAACTACTATCGTGGAGTACAAGGAGGAGCTCGAGCATCAACGGAAACAGCTGGATATCTTCTTGAACCCTGCAGTCTACCTACACAGAATAG ATGTGCCACAGCAACTTGTGTGTAAGGAAGAGGAGGTTGTACTTAGCAAGCAGCTCTGTTACCAGGATAGAAACTCCAGTCCAGACCAAGAGGAGGCAGAGCCTCCACGGATGAAAGAGGAACCAGAGGAACCCTGCAGCATTCAGGAGGGAGAGCAGCTTGAACTGAAGGAGGAGACTGACTGGTTCATGACTCCTGCTCATGAAGAAAGAGACCACAGTGAACCAGAACTACATGAACAGCAGCTCCTTTCTGACAGTACTCATGTTTCTGAGGATCAAGATCCTGCAGGAAGCAAGGACAAGGACTCAGAATCAAGTAGAAATTCAGAGCCAAACATTCCTGACAAAATCCATCAAAGCAGTCACAACACTGATGTGTCAGAGAATCAAT gGAGATTCATCCATCAAACCAAAATGCTGGATTTCTGGATATCTGTTGTGTTCAGTTCAAGACACTATAAAGGTTTAACATACT ATGTGCCACAGCAACTTGTGTGTAAGGAAGAGGAGGTTCTACTCAGCGAGCAGCTCTGTAACCAGGATAGAAACTCCAGTCCACACCAAGAGGAGGCAGAGCCTCCATGGATTAAAGAGGAACCAGAGGAACCCTGCAGCATTCAGGAGGGAGAGCAACAAGTCTTCAATGCAAGACTAGAAG ATGAGCCGCAGCAACTTGTGTGTGAAGAAGAGGAGGTTCTGTCTGACCGGGAGAAGAGCTCCAGTCCGGACCAAGAGGAGGCAGAGCCTCCACAAATTAAAGAGGAACAAGAGGAACCCTGCAGCATTCAGGAGGGAGAGCAGCTTGAACTGAAGGAGGAGACTGACGCATTCATGTTGACTCCTGCTCATGAGGAAAGAGACCACAGTGAACCAGAACTACATGAACACCAGCTCCTTTCTCAAAACTCTCATGTTGCTGAGGATCAAGATCCTGCAGGAAGCAAGGACAGGGGCTCAGAATCAATTAGAAATTCAGAGCCAAACCCACCCAACAGAATCTATCAAAGCAGgcacaacactgacatgtcaGAGAATCAATGTGGTCCTCTTCAAGATAAGCCATCTTTTAAATGTGGCATTTGTGGTGAGTGTGTTAAGAACAAGTTAGCTTTAAAGTCACATCAGCGTGTCCACAGTGGTAAAGAAACACAGTCTTGCAAGATTTGTGGGAAAATGTTCATTTGGAAGTCTTTATTAAGAGCTCATGTAAGAagtcacacaggtgagaagccttttACTTGCACAACCTGTGGAAAAGGATTCATTCAGATGTCACACTTGAAAAATCACAACATgatacacacaggtgagaagacTTTTACCTGTACAACATGCGGCAAATCTTTCacacaacaaaaatatttgaaattccACATACGTACACACACGTGA
- the LOC121506281 gene encoding gastrula zinc finger protein XlCGF26.1-like isoform X3 codes for MSEGDSLRELVTERLTAAAEDIFKLVKTTIVEYKEELERQRKRLDIFLSPKIYLHRTDVPQQLVCKEEEVVLSKQLCYQDRNSSPDQEEAEPPRMKEEPEEPCSIQEGEQLELKEETDWFMTPAHEERDHSEPELHEQQLLSDSTHVSEDQDPAGSKDKDSESSRNSEPNIPDKIHQSSHNTDVSENQCNSLRDQPSFNCDGCDESFKNKLALQTHQCVHSGKKTHSCKYCGKIYKSKGLLTSHVRSHTGEKPFTCTTCSKSFTQQKHLRVHIRTHTGEKPYTCTTCGKSFTQNPTLKDHMRIHTGEKPFACTTCSKSFSHQTSLRKHMRIHTGENLLTCTTCGKCFTNQKPLRVHIRSHTGEKPYTCTTCGKSFTQNQNLEVHMRIHTGEKPFICTTCSKSFTTQQHLNDHMHIHTGEKPFTCTTCGKSFIHQQKLKIHIRSHTGEKPYTCTRCGKSFTQNQILKVHMRTHTGEKPYTCTTCGKSFSEHQKLKVHMRIHTGEKPFTCPTCGKSFTQQHDLKIHMRIHTGEKPYTCTTCGKSFTQHQQLKFHMHTHTGEKPFTCTTCGKSFSQHQYLKAHIRTHTGEKPYSCSTCGQRFSRQRSLKNHNKIHTHD; via the exons ATGTCTGAAGGAGACAGTTTGAGAGAATTGGTCACAGAGAGACTAACGGCTGCTGCTGAAGACATATTTAAGCTTGTTAAAACTACTATCGTCGAGTACAAGGAGGAGCTCGAGCGTCAACGGAAACGGTTGGATATCTTCTTGAGCCCTAAAATCTACTTACACAGAACAG ATGTGCCACAGCAACTTGTGTGTAAGGAAGAGGAGGTTGTACTTAGCAAGCAGCTCTGTTACCAGGATAGAAACTCCAGTCCAGACCAAGAGGAGGCAGAGCCTCCACGGATGAAAGAGGAACCAGAGGAACCCTGCAGCATTCAGGAGGGAGAGCAGCTTGAACTGAAGGAGGAGACTGACTGGTTCATGACTCCTGCTCATGAAGAAAGAGACCACAGTGAACCAGAACTACATGAACAGCAGCTCCTTTCTGACAGTACTCATGTTTCTGAGGATCAAGATCCTGCAGGAAGCAAGGACAAGGACTCAGAATCAAGTAGAAATTCAGAGCCAAACATTCCTGACAAAATCCATCAAAGCAGTCACAACACTGATGTGTCAGAGAATCAATGTAATTCTCTTCGAGATCAGCCATCTTTTAATTGTGACGGTTGTGATGAAAGTTTTAAGAACAAGTTAGCTTTACAGACACATCAGTGTGTCCACAGtggtaaaaaaacacattcttgCAAGTATTGTGGGAAAATTTACAAATCAAAGGGTTTATTAACAAGTCATGTAAGAagtcacacaggtgagaagccttttACTTGCACAACATGCAGCAAGTCTTtcacacaacaaaaacatttgagagTCCACATACgtacacacacaggtgagaagccttatACTTGTACAACATGCGGCAAATCTTTCACACAAAACCCAACTTTGAAAGACCACATGCGTatacacacaggtgagaagccttttGCTTGTACAACATGCAGCAAGTCTTTCTCACATCAAACATCCTTGAGAAAGCACATGCGTATACACACAGGTGAGAATCTTCTTACCTGTACAACATGCGGCAAATGTTTCACAAATCAAAAACCTTTGAGAGTCCACATACGttcacacacaggtgagaagccttatACTTGTACAACATGCGGCAAATCTTTCACACAAAACCAAAATTTGGAAGTCCATATGCGTatacacacaggtgagaagccttttATTTGTACAACATGCAGCAAATCTTTCACTACACAACAACACTTGAACGACCACATGCATatacacacaggtgagaagccttttACTTGTACAACATGCGGCAAAAGTTTCATACATCAACAAAAGTTGAAAATACACATACGttcacacacaggtgagaagccttatACTTGTACAAGATGCGGCAAATCTTTCACACAAAACCAAATTTTGAAAGTCCATATGCgtacacacacaggtgagaagccttatACTTGTACAACATGCGGCAAATCTTTCTCAGAACATCAAAAATTGAAAGTCCACATGCGTatacacacaggtgagaagcctttcACTTGTCCAACATGCGGCAAATCTTTCACACAACAACACGACTTGAAAATCCACATGCGTatacacacaggtgagaagccttatACTTGTACAACATGTGGCAAATCTTTCACACAACACCAACAATTAAAATtccacatgcatacacacacaggtgagaagcctttcACTTGTACAACATGCGGCAAATCTTTCTCACAACATCAATACTTGAAAGCCCACATTCgtacacacacaggtgagaagccttactcctgcagcacctgtggacAAAGATTCTCTCGCCAACGAAGTCTGAAGAATCACAACAAAATTCATACACATGACTGA
- the LOC121506281 gene encoding oocyte zinc finger protein XlCOF6-like isoform X1, protein MSEGDSLRELVTERLTAAAEDIFKLVKTTIVEYKEELERQRKRLDIFLSPKIYLHRTDEPHQLVCKEEESLSNREKNSSPDQEEAEPPRVKEEPEEPCSIQEGEQLELKEETETFMLTPAHEERNHSEPELHEQQFFSSLRELITERQKAAAEDIFELVQTTIVEYKEELEHQRKQLDIFLNPAVYLHRIDVPQQLVCKEEEVVLSKQLCYQDRNSSPDQEEAEPPRMKEEPEEPCSIQEGEQLELKEETDWFMTPAHEERDHSEPELHEQQLLSDSTHVSEDQDPAGSKDKDSESSRNSEPNIPDKIHQSSHNTDVSENQCNSLRDQPSFNCDGCDESFKNKLALQTHQCVHSGKKTHSCKYCGKIYKSKGLLTSHVRSHTGEKPFTCTTCSKSFTQQKHLRVHIRTHTGEKPYTCTTCGKSFTQNPTLKDHMRIHTGEKPFACTTCSKSFSHQTSLRKHMRIHTGENLLTCTTCGKCFTNQKPLRVHIRSHTGEKPYTCTTCGKSFTQNQNLEVHMRIHTGEKPFICTTCSKSFTTQQHLNDHMHIHTGEKPFTCTTCGKSFIHQQKLKIHIRSHTGEKPYTCTRCGKSFTQNQILKVHMRTHTGEKPYTCTTCGKSFSEHQKLKVHMRIHTGEKPFTCPTCGKSFTQQHDLKIHMRIHTGEKPYTCTTCGKSFTQHQQLKFHMHTHTGEKPFTCTTCGKSFSQHQYLKAHIRTHTGEKPYSCSTCGQRFSRQRSLKNHNKIHTHD, encoded by the exons ATGTCTGAAGGAGACAGTTTGAGAGAATTGGTCACAGAGAGACTAACGGCTGCTGCTGAAGACATATTTAAGCTTGTTAAAACTACTATCGTCGAGTACAAGGAGGAGCTCGAGCGTCAACGGAAACGGTTGGATATCTTCTTGAGCCCTAAAATCTACTTACACAGAACAG ATGAGCCGCACCAACTTGTGTGTAAAGAAGAGGAGTCTCTGTCTAACCGGGAGAAGAACTCCAGTCCAGACCAAGAGGAGGCAGAGCCTCCACGGGTTAAAGAGGAACCAGAGGAACCCTGCAGCATTCAGGAGGGAGAGCAGCTTGAACTGAAGGAGGAGACTGAAACGTTCATGTTGACTCCTGCtcatgaagaaagaaaccacAGTGAACCAGAACTACATGAACAGCAGTTCTTTTCTAGTTTGAGAGAATTGATCACAGAGAGACAAAAGGCTGCTGCTGAAGACATATTTGAGCTTGTTCAAACTACTATCGTGGAGTACAAGGAGGAGCTCGAGCATCAACGGAAACAGCTGGATATCTTCTTGAACCCTGCAGTCTACCTACACAGAATAG ATGTGCCACAGCAACTTGTGTGTAAGGAAGAGGAGGTTGTACTTAGCAAGCAGCTCTGTTACCAGGATAGAAACTCCAGTCCAGACCAAGAGGAGGCAGAGCCTCCACGGATGAAAGAGGAACCAGAGGAACCCTGCAGCATTCAGGAGGGAGAGCAGCTTGAACTGAAGGAGGAGACTGACTGGTTCATGACTCCTGCTCATGAAGAAAGAGACCACAGTGAACCAGAACTACATGAACAGCAGCTCCTTTCTGACAGTACTCATGTTTCTGAGGATCAAGATCCTGCAGGAAGCAAGGACAAGGACTCAGAATCAAGTAGAAATTCAGAGCCAAACATTCCTGACAAAATCCATCAAAGCAGTCACAACACTGATGTGTCAGAGAATCAATGTAATTCTCTTCGAGATCAGCCATCTTTTAATTGTGACGGTTGTGATGAAAGTTTTAAGAACAAGTTAGCTTTACAGACACATCAGTGTGTCCACAGtggtaaaaaaacacattcttgCAAGTATTGTGGGAAAATTTACAAATCAAAGGGTTTATTAACAAGTCATGTAAGAagtcacacaggtgagaagccttttACTTGCACAACATGCAGCAAGTCTTtcacacaacaaaaacatttgagagTCCACATACgtacacacacaggtgagaagccttatACTTGTACAACATGCGGCAAATCTTTCACACAAAACCCAACTTTGAAAGACCACATGCGTatacacacaggtgagaagccttttGCTTGTACAACATGCAGCAAGTCTTTCTCACATCAAACATCCTTGAGAAAGCACATGCGTATACACACAGGTGAGAATCTTCTTACCTGTACAACATGCGGCAAATGTTTCACAAATCAAAAACCTTTGAGAGTCCACATACGttcacacacaggtgagaagccttatACTTGTACAACATGCGGCAAATCTTTCACACAAAACCAAAATTTGGAAGTCCATATGCGTatacacacaggtgagaagccttttATTTGTACAACATGCAGCAAATCTTTCACTACACAACAACACTTGAACGACCACATGCATatacacacaggtgagaagccttttACTTGTACAACATGCGGCAAAAGTTTCATACATCAACAAAAGTTGAAAATACACATACGttcacacacaggtgagaagccttatACTTGTACAAGATGCGGCAAATCTTTCACACAAAACCAAATTTTGAAAGTCCATATGCgtacacacacaggtgagaagccttatACTTGTACAACATGCGGCAAATCTTTCTCAGAACATCAAAAATTGAAAGTCCACATGCGTatacacacaggtgagaagcctttcACTTGTCCAACATGCGGCAAATCTTTCACACAACAACACGACTTGAAAATCCACATGCGTatacacacaggtgagaagccttatACTTGTACAACATGTGGCAAATCTTTCACACAACACCAACAATTAAAATtccacatgcatacacacacaggtgagaagcctttcACTTGTACAACATGCGGCAAATCTTTCTCACAACATCAATACTTGAAAGCCCACATTCgtacacacacaggtgagaagccttactcctgcagcacctgtggacAAAGATTCTCTCGCCAACGAAGTCTGAAGAATCACAACAAAATTCATACACATGACTGA